In Gordonia phthalatica, one genomic interval encodes:
- a CDS encoding ATP-dependent DNA helicase UvrD2 → MTTAMGQRVEGGATAGLDPDQLEAVLAPRGPVCVLAGAGTGKTRTITRRIAHLVESGQVNPEQVLAVTFTSRAAAEMRERLASLGVSGPGNSVAAQTFHAAAMRQLRYFWPMTFGDLRWDLLEHKFRMVARVAREVGIDVSDRDLLRDLSSEIEWAKSSAIGPDQYADAAQRAHRDVPTDPRTVMQVFAAYEAAKVAPNGDRLLDFEDLLIYTTMILQSDPSIGEEFRSRYRSFVVDEYQDVTPIQQNLLDAWLGGRDDLTVVGDANQTIYSFTGATPSYLLDFTRRFPDATLVRLQRDYRSTPQVVNLANEAIGKARGRIAGTRLQLVGQRDAGPEPVFAGYDDEISEVVGVVAEIRKRIRAGVPASEIAVLYRVNAQSEAYEEALAEAGIDYQVRGAQSFFERPEIVAAMRRLTSLAGGPPPPMQPVDAVRHALHQVGLTESEPKGANARARWQQLLRLVEIVETIASEAPELDFAGVVGKLDERSRMRHAPIGGGVTLSSMHAAKGLEWDAVFLTGLHEGSMPLGRASKTVDEVEEERRLFYVGITRAREHLHLSWSLSRGEGRGTKRRRSRFLDALVPAPSAGLDLEPLPERTEPDPDVLKALTVWRKEFAESHEIMESNVMSKTMVRTIATAVPTTLEDLAKVRGFGRARTDEIGAAVIAVVDSALPGKTAGRK, encoded by the coding sequence ATGACGACGGCGATGGGACAGCGGGTGGAAGGCGGAGCGACGGCGGGACTGGATCCCGACCAGCTCGAAGCCGTCCTCGCACCCCGGGGGCCGGTCTGCGTCCTCGCCGGCGCCGGGACCGGCAAGACGCGCACCATCACGCGGCGGATCGCGCACCTCGTCGAATCGGGGCAGGTCAATCCCGAGCAGGTCCTGGCCGTCACCTTCACCTCGAGGGCTGCGGCCGAGATGCGGGAGCGACTCGCCTCCCTCGGTGTCTCGGGGCCGGGGAACTCGGTCGCCGCGCAGACCTTCCACGCCGCAGCCATGCGTCAACTCCGCTACTTCTGGCCGATGACCTTCGGCGACCTGCGCTGGGACCTCCTGGAACACAAGTTCCGGATGGTGGCGCGGGTGGCGCGCGAGGTCGGGATCGACGTGTCCGATCGCGACCTGTTGCGCGATCTGTCCTCGGAGATCGAGTGGGCCAAGTCGTCGGCGATCGGGCCGGACCAGTACGCCGACGCCGCGCAGCGCGCACACCGGGACGTGCCGACCGATCCGCGGACGGTGATGCAGGTGTTCGCCGCGTACGAGGCCGCGAAGGTCGCACCGAACGGCGACCGCCTCCTCGACTTCGAGGACCTGCTCATCTACACGACGATGATCCTGCAGTCCGATCCGTCGATCGGCGAGGAGTTCCGGTCGCGCTACCGCAGCTTCGTGGTGGACGAGTACCAGGACGTCACGCCGATCCAGCAGAATCTGCTCGACGCGTGGCTCGGCGGCCGCGACGACCTCACCGTCGTCGGCGACGCCAACCAGACGATCTACAGCTTCACCGGCGCCACGCCGTCGTACCTGCTGGATTTCACGCGACGGTTCCCGGACGCGACGCTCGTCCGCCTGCAGCGCGACTACCGGTCCACCCCGCAGGTGGTGAACCTGGCCAACGAGGCCATCGGCAAGGCCCGCGGGCGGATCGCAGGCACCCGACTGCAGCTGGTGGGGCAGCGCGACGCCGGTCCCGAACCGGTGTTCGCGGGCTACGACGACGAGATCTCCGAGGTGGTCGGTGTGGTCGCCGAGATCCGCAAACGGATCCGCGCAGGGGTGCCCGCCTCCGAGATCGCCGTGCTGTACCGCGTGAACGCCCAGTCCGAGGCCTACGAGGAGGCGCTGGCGGAGGCAGGCATCGACTACCAGGTCCGCGGCGCGCAGAGCTTCTTCGAACGACCCGAGATCGTGGCGGCGATGCGACGACTCACCTCCCTCGCGGGCGGTCCGCCGCCGCCCATGCAGCCCGTCGACGCAGTCCGGCACGCGCTGCACCAGGTGGGGCTCACCGAGTCCGAGCCGAAGGGCGCCAACGCCCGCGCGCGATGGCAGCAGTTGTTGCGCTTGGTCGAGATCGTCGAGACCATCGCCTCCGAAGCGCCGGAACTGGACTTCGCCGGTGTCGTCGGCAAGCTCGACGAACGTTCGCGGATGCGGCACGCGCCGATCGGCGGCGGCGTCACCCTGTCGTCGATGCACGCGGCGAAGGGCCTCGAGTGGGATGCGGTCTTCCTGACCGGACTGCACGAGGGATCCATGCCGCTGGGCCGCGCCTCGAAGACCGTCGACGAGGTGGAGGAGGAACGTCGGCTCTTCTACGTCGGCATCACTCGAGCGCGCGAGCACCTGCACCTGTCGTGGAGCCTCTCGCGAGGGGAGGGGCGCGGCACCAAGCGCCGTCGGTCCCGATTCCTCGACGCCCTGGTGCCCGCGCCGTCGGCCGGCCTGGACTTGGAACCGCTGCCCGAGCGCACCGAACCGGATCCGGACGTCCTGAAGGCGCTGACCGTGTGGCGCAAGGAGTTCGCGGAGTCGCACGAGATCATGGAGTCGAACGTGATGAGCAAGACGATGGTCCGCACCATCGCGACCGCGGTGCCGACCACGCTCGAGGACCTCGCGAAGGTCCGCGGGTTCGGCAGAGCTCGCACGGACGAGATCGGTGCCGCGGTCATCGCCGTCGTCGATTCCGCCTTGCCGGGTAAAACCGCAGGTAGAAAATAA
- a CDS encoding mycoredoxin, translating into MSDAAATPELTLYTTSWCPFCIRLKTGLAREGVEYTEIDIEDTPEAAEFVGSVNNGNHVVPTALFADGSTATNPSVGDVLTKIGRA; encoded by the coding sequence ATGAGTGATGCGGCAGCAACCCCGGAACTGACCCTGTACACCACCTCGTGGTGCCCGTTCTGCATCCGGCTCAAGACCGGTCTCGCGCGCGAGGGCGTCGAGTACACCGAGATCGACATCGAGGACACGCCCGAGGCCGCCGAGTTCGTCGGCAGCGTCAACAACGGCAACCACGTCGTCCCGACGGCCCTGTTCGCCGACGGCTCCACCGCCACCAACCCGTCGGTCGGCGACGTGCTGACCAAGATCGGCAGGGCGTAG
- a CDS encoding WhiB family transcriptional regulator, whose protein sequence is MSTLTIPRIELPCQSTDNDADLWFADQPSQLEEAKSLCRECPLQTACLDAALEREEPWGVWGGEILDRGVIIARKRPRGRPRKREGLAG, encoded by the coding sequence TTGTCTACCTTGACCATTCCCCGAATAGAACTGCCCTGTCAGAGCACCGACAACGACGCGGACCTGTGGTTCGCCGATCAGCCGAGCCAGCTGGAAGAGGCCAAGAGCCTCTGCCGCGAGTGCCCGCTGCAGACCGCCTGCCTGGACGCCGCGCTCGAACGCGAGGAGCCCTGGGGTGTCTGGGGCGGGGAGATCCTCGACCGCGGCGTCATCATCGCCCGCAAGCGGCCGCGCGGCCGCCCGCGGAAGCGCGAGGGACTCGCGGGTTGA
- a CDS encoding potassium channel family protein, with the protein MRKRLRRRQGGGLVDEPDYALVGVVRIPESEKSPARAIGRRVLWALAALFVCSVIVYLDRDGYIDAKEGEMSYIDALYYTSVTLSTTGYGDITPITESARLINIIFITPLRVLFLIVLIGTTLEVLTERSRQAMKIQNWRNRVRNHTIVIGYGTKGRTAVDAVIADGGKPAEIVIVDKDQAALDVANAHGLVTVRGDATKSDVLRLAGVQHAAAIVVAANRDDTAVLATLTAREINGHAKIVASINESENTHLMRQSGANSVVVSSETAGRLLGIATITPSVVEVVEDLLSPEEGYAIAEREVEPSETGGSPAHTKDLVLGVVRAGKLYRVGDEEVEEIEAGDRLLYVRQGGPA; encoded by the coding sequence GTGCGTAAGCGATTGCGCCGTCGACAAGGCGGCGGGCTGGTAGACGAACCGGACTACGCGCTCGTCGGCGTCGTTCGGATCCCGGAGAGCGAGAAGAGTCCGGCGCGCGCCATCGGCCGCCGTGTGCTGTGGGCGCTGGCCGCGCTGTTCGTCTGCTCGGTCATCGTCTACCTCGACCGCGACGGGTACATCGACGCCAAAGAGGGCGAGATGTCCTACATCGACGCGCTCTATTACACGTCCGTGACGCTGTCGACCACCGGCTACGGCGACATCACTCCGATCACCGAGTCGGCGCGACTGATCAACATCATCTTCATCACCCCGCTGCGCGTCCTCTTCCTGATCGTGCTCATCGGCACGACCCTCGAAGTGCTGACCGAGCGTTCGCGCCAGGCGATGAAGATCCAGAACTGGAGGAACCGGGTGCGCAACCACACGATCGTGATCGGCTACGGCACCAAGGGCCGTACCGCGGTCGACGCGGTGATCGCCGACGGCGGCAAACCCGCGGAGATCGTGATCGTCGACAAGGACCAGGCGGCGCTCGACGTCGCCAATGCGCACGGTCTGGTGACCGTTCGCGGCGACGCGACCAAGTCCGACGTCCTGCGCCTGGCCGGCGTCCAGCACGCGGCCGCGATCGTCGTCGCCGCGAACCGCGACGACACGGCGGTCCTCGCGACCCTGACGGCCCGTGAGATCAACGGGCACGCCAAGATCGTCGCCTCCATCAACGAGTCCGAGAACACCCACCTGATGCGCCAGTCCGGCGCCAACTCGGTGGTCGTCTCGTCGGAGACCGCGGGCCGTCTGCTCGGCATCGCGACCATCACGCCGTCCGTCGTGGAGGTGGTGGAGGACCTGCTCAGCCCGGAGGAGGGATACGCCATCGCCGAACGCGAGGTGGAGCCCTCCGAGACCGGCGGGTCGCCCGCGCACACCAAGGACCTCGTCCTCGGCGTCGTCCGGGCGGGCAAGCTGTACCGCGTCGGCGACGAAGAGGTCGAAGAGATCGAGGCCGGCGACCGTCTCCTCTACGTGCGCCAGGGCGGACCGGCCTGA
- a CDS encoding ABC1 kinase family protein yields the protein MSEITRGQGRRNVKLASLPLGMAGRAAAGLGRRIAGASKEEVSADLMNKTAEQLFAVLGELKGGAMKVGQALSIMEAAIPDEFGEPFREALTKLQAEAPPLSASAVHNVLDHQLGTRWRERFREFSDEPAASASIGQVHKAVWSDGREVAVKVQYPGADHALKADLKTLSRMSGLIQKLSPGTDVKGMVDELIDRTEDELDYLAEADNQRAFARAFDGDPDFLVPKVVASSPKVMVSEWIDGIRLSKLITDGTQEQRNDAAAKMTTFEISSPARVGLLHGDPHPGNFYVLDDGRFGILDFGAVGHYPDGLPPKTGQILALARDKKYDELREMMVDANFIQASHANRVTPDDLAKYLQPYVDPLYSDTFHFTRKWLQHAAGKATDFNGDVYKTSRNLNVPREYVMVFRVLIGCVGIAAQLDAEAPYRAILREWMPGIDG from the coding sequence TTGAGCGAGATCACACGCGGTCAGGGACGGCGAAACGTCAAACTGGCATCTCTCCCGCTCGGCATGGCCGGGCGCGCAGCAGCAGGCCTCGGTCGACGCATCGCGGGCGCCAGCAAGGAAGAGGTCAGCGCCGACCTCATGAACAAGACCGCCGAGCAGCTCTTCGCCGTCCTCGGCGAACTCAAGGGCGGCGCGATGAAGGTCGGCCAGGCCCTCTCGATCATGGAGGCCGCGATCCCCGACGAGTTCGGTGAACCGTTCCGCGAAGCCCTCACCAAACTGCAGGCCGAAGCGCCGCCGCTCTCCGCCTCCGCCGTCCACAACGTCCTCGACCACCAGCTCGGCACCCGCTGGCGCGAGCGGTTCCGCGAGTTCAGCGACGAGCCGGCCGCCTCCGCCAGCATCGGACAGGTTCACAAGGCCGTCTGGTCGGATGGTCGCGAGGTCGCGGTCAAAGTGCAGTACCCGGGCGCCGACCACGCGTTGAAAGCCGACCTGAAGACCCTCAGCCGCATGTCCGGGCTCATTCAGAAGCTCTCCCCCGGCACCGACGTCAAGGGGATGGTCGACGAGTTGATCGACCGCACCGAGGACGAGCTCGACTACCTCGCCGAGGCCGACAACCAGCGTGCATTCGCCCGCGCCTTCGACGGCGACCCCGACTTCCTGGTCCCCAAGGTCGTCGCGAGCTCCCCCAAGGTGATGGTCTCCGAGTGGATCGACGGCATCCGCCTGTCGAAGCTCATCACCGACGGCACGCAGGAACAGCGCAACGACGCCGCCGCCAAGATGACGACCTTCGAGATCAGTTCGCCCGCTCGCGTCGGACTGCTGCACGGCGATCCGCATCCCGGCAACTTCTACGTGCTCGACGACGGCCGGTTCGGCATCCTGGACTTCGGCGCCGTGGGTCACTATCCGGACGGTCTGCCGCCCAAGACCGGGCAGATCCTGGCACTGGCTCGGGACAAGAAGTACGACGAGCTGCGCGAGATGATGGTGGACGCCAACTTCATCCAGGCCTCCCACGCGAACCGCGTGACGCCGGACGATCTGGCCAAGTACCTGCAGCCCTATGTGGATCCGCTGTACAGCGACACGTTCCACTTCACCCGCAAGTGGCTGCAGCACGCCGCGGGCAAGGCCACCGATTTCAACGGCGACGTGTACAAGACGTCGCGGAACCTGAACGTCCCGCGCGAGTACGTGATGGTGTTCCGCGTGCTGATCGGCTGCGTGGGCATCGCCGCCCAGCTCGACGCCGAGGCACCCTACCGCGCCATCCTGCGCGAATGGATGCCCGGCATCGACGGCTGA
- the nudC gene encoding NAD(+) diphosphatase has protein sequence MATFEFREPPILSRAEFDRAALVRKDPDRLIAGWPSARVLLVDHRGQFPVNDDGTLRWVSAADLGAEPVPGAVFLGVAGSDRWALRVDEVPEPVAEPRSGADKLTSDGAGLLATALGLLNWHRTTGYSPIDGKALELTQGGWLRRDPETGAEEYPRTDPAVIMVIHDGADQVLLGRQTVWPDRWFSTLAGFVEPGESLEQCVRREVFEEAGIHVHSPNYLGSQPWPFPRSLMLGFEAVGDPTAPLVLRDGELGDARWFHRDEVLAALDRGGDWGAGDDDVPLKLPGSISIARSLITAWAHAPRP, from the coding sequence ATGGCGACCTTCGAGTTCCGTGAACCGCCCATCCTGTCCCGCGCCGAGTTCGACCGCGCGGCCCTCGTCCGCAAGGACCCCGACCGGCTCATCGCGGGCTGGCCGAGCGCCCGGGTACTCCTCGTCGACCACCGCGGACAGTTCCCGGTCAACGACGACGGCACTCTCCGCTGGGTCTCCGCCGCCGATCTGGGTGCCGAGCCGGTCCCGGGTGCGGTCTTCCTCGGCGTCGCGGGCAGTGACCGGTGGGCGCTGCGCGTCGACGAGGTCCCCGAACCGGTCGCCGAACCGCGTTCGGGCGCAGACAAGCTCACCTCCGACGGCGCCGGCCTGCTGGCGACGGCGCTCGGTCTGCTGAACTGGCATCGCACCACCGGATACTCGCCGATCGACGGCAAGGCACTGGAGCTGACCCAGGGCGGCTGGCTGCGACGCGATCCGGAGACCGGCGCCGAGGAGTATCCGCGCACCGACCCGGCCGTCATCATGGTGATCCACGACGGCGCCGACCAAGTGCTGCTCGGCAGGCAGACCGTGTGGCCGGACCGCTGGTTCTCCACGCTCGCCGGCTTCGTCGAACCCGGCGAGTCGCTGGAGCAGTGCGTGCGCCGCGAGGTCTTCGAGGAGGCGGGCATCCACGTCCACTCGCCGAACTACCTCGGCTCGCAGCCCTGGCCGTTCCCGCGGTCGCTGATGCTGGGGTTCGAGGCGGTCGGCGACCCGACCGCGCCGCTGGTCCTGCGCGACGGCGAACTCGGCGACGCCCGCTGGTTCCACCGCGACGAGGTGCTGGCGGCGCTCGATCGGGGCGGCGACTGGGGTGCAGGCGACGACGACGTCCCGCTGAAGCTGCCGGGGTCCATCTCCATCGCCCGCAGTCTGATCACCGCGTGGGCGCACGCCCCGCGGCCCTGA
- a CDS encoding UvrD-helicase domain-containing protein, with protein MTDTVHADRRPMIGARSLAAALGLPPPTDEQIEVIEAPLEPMLVVAGAGAGKTETMASRVVWLVANRLVGPEEILGLTFTRKAASELAARIRRRLSMLAGSPALLEWDPGGELASRLRSADAEVSTYHAYAGRLIADYGLLLPVEPTATLLSETELWQLAFSVVTTWPGALTTSKVPSSVTEAVLRLYSEMAEHLVDVEELQAAGEDLYRMIDTLPKGKGQRAEPSQNLRKIQAVMDERRELIPLVIALREAMAAQGALDFGSQMSLAARLVATHPEVVDAERASIRAVLLDEYQDTGHSQRILLSSLFGGHAVAGRRPIAVTAVGDPIQSIYGWRGASAANLPRFARDFPRADSRDAPRRELLTSWRNCVNALYLANESSEELRRRGVPVSVLRPRPDAPAGTVRLALTETVIDEREWIADRIEDYYRAAERDETAPPTTAILVRRNEDSAPLAAELERRGIPAEVVGIGGLLHVPEITDIVATLRLMADPMAGTAAVRLLTGARWQLGAADLAALWRRARELTAGTGAPTTGAVTSREALDDALDAALPGEAVDSAGLCDALADPGDPSRYSAAGYERITTFGAQLESLRRRIGQPLPELVADVEQTIGVAVEAQIRARRMRGEVTGREHLDAFAEYVTHYAERSGATLPGLLSFLETAEVVEKGLEAGQVEVAAQRVQILTVHAAKGLEWDVVALPHVADRIFPSGKAETTWLGSAKELPAELRGDLSRDGDEGFPPLDLTEVSDRKELEQAIDDHKAAIGERRLEEDRRLLYVALTRAKHTLLVSAHHWSETGDKPRGGSEFYTELAALVADGAAGAAGDRADPSGLSIDVDAPPPAPDASNPLTEQQISVDWPVDLLGDRRAPMVAAAELVAAARAERALFAVADAEPTDLDAREWQREVTVLLEEKAQTVDPVVDVELPGHLSVSQLVELDSDEEAFAARLRRPVPYRPNPMARRGTAFHAWVERRFGATRLLDVDELPGAADAAAGAVEDDLDLLRSKFLASPWADRTPQEVEVGFETVIGSTVVRGRIDAVFADGDGALVVDWKTGAVPEPAKRKALFIQLAAYRVAWSQLSGIPLDRVRAAFVYVRHDFTLEPADLPGPDALARMLTERMQ; from the coding sequence ATGACTGACACGGTTCACGCTGATCGCCGACCGATGATCGGCGCCCGCTCGCTCGCCGCCGCGCTGGGACTGCCGCCGCCCACCGACGAACAGATCGAGGTCATCGAGGCACCGCTCGAACCGATGCTCGTGGTCGCGGGCGCCGGTGCGGGCAAGACCGAGACCATGGCGTCGCGCGTGGTGTGGCTGGTCGCCAACCGCCTCGTCGGCCCGGAGGAGATCCTCGGCCTCACCTTCACCCGCAAGGCCGCCAGCGAGCTGGCAGCACGCATCCGTCGCCGCCTGTCGATGCTCGCGGGCAGCCCGGCGCTCCTCGAATGGGATCCGGGCGGCGAACTCGCGAGCCGGCTCCGCAGCGCGGACGCCGAGGTCAGCACCTATCACGCCTACGCCGGACGCCTGATCGCCGACTACGGCCTGCTGCTCCCCGTCGAACCGACGGCCACACTCCTCTCCGAGACCGAGCTGTGGCAGCTCGCGTTCTCGGTCGTCACCACCTGGCCGGGAGCACTGACCACCAGCAAAGTGCCGTCGTCGGTCACCGAAGCGGTGCTGCGGCTGTACTCGGAGATGGCCGAGCACCTCGTCGACGTCGAGGAGCTGCAGGCCGCGGGCGAGGACCTGTACCGGATGATCGACACCCTCCCCAAGGGGAAGGGGCAGCGGGCGGAACCGAGCCAGAACCTGCGGAAGATTCAGGCGGTGATGGACGAGCGCCGGGAGCTGATCCCGCTCGTCATCGCCCTGAGGGAGGCGATGGCCGCGCAGGGCGCCCTCGACTTCGGCAGTCAGATGTCGCTGGCCGCCCGACTCGTCGCGACGCACCCCGAAGTGGTCGACGCCGAACGCGCGAGCATCCGCGCGGTGCTCCTGGACGAGTACCAGGACACCGGCCACTCGCAGCGGATCCTGCTGTCGTCGCTGTTCGGCGGCCACGCCGTCGCCGGTCGCAGGCCCATTGCGGTGACCGCGGTCGGCGACCCGATCCAGTCCATCTACGGCTGGCGCGGCGCATCGGCCGCCAACCTGCCGCGATTCGCCCGCGACTTCCCCCGCGCGGACAGCCGCGACGCCCCGCGTCGAGAACTGCTGACCAGCTGGCGCAACTGCGTCAACGCCCTGTACCTCGCGAACGAGAGCTCCGAGGAGCTGCGCCGCCGCGGCGTGCCGGTGAGCGTCCTGCGCCCGCGTCCCGACGCGCCGGCGGGCACGGTCCGACTGGCGCTGACCGAGACGGTGATCGACGAGCGCGAGTGGATCGCCGACCGCATCGAGGACTACTACCGGGCGGCCGAACGCGATGAGACCGCGCCGCCCACCACCGCGATCCTGGTGCGCCGCAACGAGGACTCGGCACCGCTGGCCGCAGAACTCGAACGTCGCGGCATCCCCGCCGAAGTGGTCGGCATCGGCGGGCTGCTCCACGTCCCGGAGATCACCGACATCGTCGCCACCCTCCGGCTGATGGCCGATCCGATGGCCGGGACCGCCGCCGTGCGACTGCTCACCGGAGCACGCTGGCAGCTCGGCGCCGCGGACCTGGCCGCCCTGTGGCGCCGTGCCCGCGAACTGACCGCGGGCACCGGAGCTCCGACGACCGGCGCCGTGACCAGCCGAGAAGCACTCGACGACGCCCTCGACGCCGCGCTGCCGGGCGAGGCCGTCGACTCCGCGGGCCTGTGCGACGCCCTCGCCGATCCCGGCGACCCCAGCCGGTATAGCGCGGCGGGGTACGAGCGGATCACCACCTTCGGCGCCCAGTTGGAGAGCCTGCGACGGCGGATCGGGCAGCCGCTGCCCGAACTCGTCGCCGACGTCGAGCAGACCATCGGCGTCGCGGTGGAGGCACAGATCCGGGCCCGTCGGATGCGCGGCGAGGTGACCGGTCGCGAGCACCTCGACGCCTTCGCCGAATACGTGACGCACTACGCAGAACGGTCCGGCGCCACCCTGCCGGGCCTGCTCTCGTTTCTGGAGACCGCCGAAGTGGTGGAGAAGGGCCTCGAAGCCGGGCAGGTGGAGGTGGCGGCGCAGCGCGTGCAGATCCTCACCGTGCACGCCGCCAAGGGCCTGGAATGGGATGTGGTGGCGCTGCCGCACGTCGCCGACCGGATCTTCCCGAGCGGCAAGGCCGAGACCACCTGGCTGGGATCGGCGAAGGAGTTGCCCGCCGAACTCCGCGGCGACCTCTCCCGAGACGGCGACGAGGGCTTCCCACCGCTCGACCTCACCGAGGTCTCCGATCGCAAGGAGCTGGAGCAGGCGATCGACGATCACAAGGCGGCGATCGGGGAGCGGCGCCTGGAAGAGGACCGGCGCCTGCTGTACGTGGCCCTCACCCGTGCCAAGCACACGTTGCTCGTGTCGGCGCACCACTGGTCCGAGACGGGTGACAAACCGCGCGGCGGATCCGAGTTCTACACCGAGCTCGCCGCACTGGTGGCGGACGGCGCCGCGGGAGCGGCGGGCGACCGCGCGGATCCGAGCGGCCTGTCGATCGACGTCGACGCGCCGCCGCCCGCGCCGGATGCGAGCAACCCGCTCACCGAGCAGCAGATCAGCGTCGACTGGCCGGTGGATCTCCTCGGCGATCGGCGGGCGCCGATGGTGGCCGCTGCGGAACTGGTCGCCGCGGCCCGCGCCGAACGCGCGCTGTTCGCCGTCGCCGACGCCGAACCCACCGACCTCGACGCCCGCGAATGGCAGCGGGAGGTGACGGTCCTGCTGGAGGAGAAGGCGCAGACGGTCGACCCCGTCGTCGACGTGGAGCTCCCCGGGCACCTGTCGGTGAGCCAGCTGGTGGAACTCGACTCCGATGAGGAGGCGTTCGCCGCGCGGCTGCGTCGACCCGTCCCGTATCGCCCCAACCCGATGGCGCGCCGCGGCACCGCGTTCCACGCCTGGGTGGAACGCCGGTTCGGCGCCACCCGGCTGCTCGACGTCGACGAGCTGCCCGGTGCCGCCGACGCGGCGGCCGGCGCCGTCGAAGACGACCTGGATCTGCTGCGCAGCAAGTTCTTGGCGTCGCCGTGGGCCGACCGCACACCGCAGGAGGTGGAGGTGGGATTCGAGACCGTCATCGGCTCCACGGTGGTCCGCGGTCGGATTGACGCGGTCTTCGCCGACGGCGACGGCGCGCTGGTGGTGGACTGGAAGACCGGCGCGGTCCCCGAACCCGCCAAGCGGAAAGCGCTGTTCATCCAGCTCGCCGCCTATCGGGTCGCGTGGTCGCAGCTGTCCGGGATCCCGCTCGACAGGGTTCGCGCGGCATTCGTCTACGTCCGACACGACTTCACTCTCGAACCCGCGGATCTGCCCGGCCCGGACGCGCTTGCGCGAATGCTGACCGAGCGGATGCAGTAG
- a CDS encoding zinc-dependent metalloprotease, with protein MNDLPFGFSSSDDRDKDDQNSGKNSGAGNSGGNDPANPFGFALGDGGAVDPSQLGQLFSQLGNMFSGMGSGMASGGSGPVNYDVAANLARQQIGDFTPMLDKEHQAVADAVRLAEVWLDEQTTLPAGISTTAAWTPVDWLENTMPTWRTLCDPIAEQMAKTVDMGLPEEAKAFAGPMMAMIGQLSGTMYGTQLGQGLGQLAGGVLTSTDIGLPLAGDRVGVLLPEAIAKFAEGLDLPAQEIVVFLAAREAAHVRLFTHVPWLKQRLLATVEEYARGIRVDLGGLQNLATEIDPQELFTNPGKLEELMGSAASFEPQTTPEQQAALSRLETLLALIEGWVEQVVSNALGGRIPSTAALTETMRRRRASGGPAEQTFATLIGMDLRPRKLREAAALWRALVEASDITVRDGVWGHPDLLPDADDLDNPARFVDRVIGGDTSGIDDAIAELERQFAEKGGTTENPKSDDNRGDDEDKGSDQA; from the coding sequence GACGACCGGGACAAAGACGACCAGAACAGCGGCAAGAACAGCGGCGCAGGCAACAGCGGCGGCAACGACCCGGCGAACCCCTTCGGCTTCGCGCTGGGCGACGGCGGCGCCGTGGACCCCTCCCAGCTCGGTCAGCTGTTCAGCCAGCTCGGCAACATGTTCAGCGGCATGGGCTCCGGGATGGCGAGCGGCGGTTCCGGTCCGGTGAACTACGACGTCGCCGCCAACCTGGCCCGGCAGCAGATCGGCGACTTCACGCCCATGCTCGACAAGGAGCATCAGGCCGTCGCCGACGCGGTCCGCCTCGCCGAGGTGTGGCTGGACGAACAGACGACGCTGCCCGCGGGGATCAGCACCACCGCCGCGTGGACTCCGGTGGACTGGTTGGAGAACACCATGCCCACCTGGCGCACGCTGTGCGATCCGATCGCCGAGCAGATGGCGAAGACCGTCGACATGGGGTTGCCCGAAGAGGCCAAGGCATTCGCCGGTCCGATGATGGCGATGATCGGCCAGCTCAGCGGCACCATGTACGGCACGCAGCTGGGGCAGGGACTCGGCCAGCTGGCCGGCGGCGTCCTGACCTCGACCGACATCGGCCTCCCCCTCGCCGGAGACCGGGTGGGCGTGCTGCTGCCCGAGGCGATCGCGAAGTTCGCGGAGGGCCTCGACCTGCCCGCCCAGGAGATCGTCGTGTTCCTCGCCGCTCGCGAGGCCGCGCACGTCCGACTGTTCACGCATGTGCCGTGGCTCAAGCAGCGCCTGCTCGCGACCGTCGAGGAGTATGCGCGCGGCATCCGCGTCGACCTCGGCGGACTGCAGAACCTGGCGACCGAGATCGACCCGCAGGAACTGTTCACCAATCCCGGCAAGCTCGAGGAGCTGATGGGATCGGCTGCGTCGTTCGAGCCCCAGACCACCCCCGAGCAGCAGGCGGCGCTGAGTCGACTGGAGACCCTCCTCGCCCTGATCGAGGGTTGGGTGGAACAGGTGGTGTCGAATGCTCTCGGCGGCCGCATCCCGAGCACGGCGGCCCTCACCGAGACGATGCGACGTCGCCGTGCGTCCGGAGGTCCGGCCGAGCAGACCTTCGCGACGCTGATCGGCATGGACCTGCGTCCCCGCAAACTCCGCGAGGCCGCCGCACTGTGGCGCGCACTCGTCGAAGCGTCCGACATCACCGTCCGCGACGGTGTGTGGGGTCACCCGGACCTGCTGCCCGACGCCGATGATCTCGACAATCCCGCGCGCTTCGTCGACCGCGTGATCGGCGGCGACACCTCCGGCATCGACGACGCGATCGCCGAACTGGAGCGTCAGTTCGCCGAAAAGGGCGGGACCACCGAGAACCCGAAGTCCGACGACAACCGCGGTGACGACGAAGACAAAGGCTCCGACCAGGCCTGA